One window of the Delphinus delphis chromosome 20, mDelDel1.2, whole genome shotgun sequence genome contains the following:
- the TULP2 gene encoding LOW QUALITY PROTEIN: tubby-related protein 2 (The sequence of the model RefSeq protein was modified relative to this genomic sequence to represent the inferred CDS: deleted 1 base in 1 codon; substituted 1 base at 1 genomic stop codon), giving the protein MSQENDTWKKEALGDELAAMRLQKLEQQRRLFEMKQRRKRQEPLMVQANPDASLRPRRPRQREERFSGDSGPGNPFLQENVPETHLRPGARSVLSTVSCGGDGSGDRGPLVSPTETVFRNPSLQPAPPPSXLPGSSDLELEEVSVEDIPASPPPYEEPPGTRRRGWPARQRPGGSAEDESESQDVGDEHEVPSPRPNPGMVGDGGHGDLASNKGEDLQEKKEESESTVRNFPWATDEEVSEAPEGAGGAGNSDVGSSLRWPPRAPGPRLGEDMEAYVLRPALRGRTVQCHISRDKRGVDKGMFPFYYLYLEAADGRKHFLLAGRKRKRSKTSNYLVSLDPTDLSRDGENFVGKVRSNVLGTKFTIFDNGVNPERKNFVPETARIREELGAVCYETNILGFRGPRKMTVIIPGIDAQNQRISVQPQNEQESLLSRLQRGANQGLVLLQNKAPSWSDESGAYVLNFHGRVTRTSIKNFQIVHPDDPDYLVLQFGRVAPDTFTMDFRFPLCPLQAFAICLSSFDGKLACE; this is encoded by the exons ATGTCTCAGGAGAATGACACATGGAAGAAAGA GGCCCTGGGGGATGAGCTTGCCGCCATGAGGCTGCAGAAGCTGGAACAGCAG CGGCGGTTGTTTGAGATGAAGCAGCGACGGAAGCGCCAAGAGCCCCTCATGGTTCAGGCCAATCCTGACGCTTCCCTGCGGCCCCGGCGACCGCGGCAGCGGGAGGAGCGCTTCTCGGGTGACAGCG GCCCCGGGAACCCTTTCCTTCAGGAGAACGTGCCAGAGACACATCTGCGCCCTGGTGCCCGCAGTGTCCTGAGCACCGTGAGCTGCGGTGGAGATGGCAGTGGCGACCGTGGACCCCTGGTATCGCCGACAGAAACAG taTTCAGAAATCCCAGTCTCcag cccgccccccccccatccTGATTACCAGGCAGTTCCGATCTCGAGTTGGAGGAAGTCTCCGTGGAGGATATTCCTGCCTCACCACCTCCTTATGAAGAGCCTCCGGGGACTCGGCGCAGGGGTTGGCCAGCCCGCCAACGACCTG GGGGCAGTGCTGAGGACGAGAGCGAATCCCAGGATGTTGGAGATGAACACGAGGTGCCCAGTCCGAGACCAAACCCTGGAATGGTTGGTGACGGGGGCCATGGAGACTTAGCCTCCAACAAG GGCGAAGACCtgcaagagaagaaagaggagtcGGAGTCTACAGTGAGGAACTTCCCATGGGCGACCGACGAAGAGGTGTCCGAGGCCCCGGAAGGCGCGGGCGGCGCGGGCAACAGCGATGTGGGGAGCTCGCTCCGCTGGCCTCCCCGCGCCCCAGGCCCTCGGCTGGGCGAGGACATGGAAGCGTATGTGCTGCGGCCAGCGCTGCGCGGTCGCACGGTGCAGTGTCACATCAGCCGCGACAAGCGCGGGGTAGACAAGGGCATGTTCCCTTTCTACTATCTCTACCTGGAGGCGGCCGACGGCCGAAAG CACTTCCTTCTGGCTGGGCGCAAGAGAAAAAGGAGCAAAACCTCTAATTACCTCGTCTCCCTGGACCCCACAGACCTATCTCGGGATGGGGAAAATTTTGTGGGCAAAGTCAG ATCTAATGTCTTGGGCACCAAATTCACCATCTTCGACAATGGGGTGAATCCAGAAAGGAAGAATTTTGTCCCAGAGACTGCTCGGatcagggaggagctgggggctgTGTGTTAT GAGACCAACATCTTGGGATTCCGAGGGCCCCGGAAAATGACTGTGATCATTCCAGGAATCGACGCCCAGAACCAGAGAATCAGTGTCCAGCCACAAAAT GAACAGGAGTCGCTATTGAGTCGCCTCCAACGGGGGGCCAACCAGGGGCTGGTCCTGCTGCAAAATAAAGCCCCATCGTGGAGCGACGAGAGCGGCGCCTACGTGCTCAATTTTCATGGTCGCGTCACTAGGACCTCGATCAAGAACTTCCAGATCGTGCATCCGGATGACC CGGACTACCTGGTGCTCCAGTTCGGTCGCGTAGCCCCAGACACGTTCACCATGGACTTCCGCTTCCCACTGTGTCCGCTCCAAGCCTTCGCCATCTGCTTGTCCAGTTTCGATGGGAAGCTGGCATGTGAGTAG
- the PPP1R15A gene encoding protein phosphatase 1 regulatory subunit 15A encodes MAPGQVPHQPAPWRDTHPFYLVSPLMGLLSWAWSHLRGPRSPEPWLVEAVTGTDQGEAVPEGEAKASLATHHAPKGRHPQEETGDSGAAEKDGEASRGACPDLETKCSLLEAWGLSDNDDEEYGREEATSIPREQGSEFMDGQPAPLCPSLLVTSLQDLPGEEESKEEGVTEDEEVITFSFPPSPWECCPGVEEEEDDEEAVNKEAPRTSASPLALGSKPRAWVCCPVDGATEEERTENKAATKTSICPPSAGSHLRAWECWSGEEPEEEKPIKAEKGEADPEPHSPVPAQSPLLRTWQHQSSEITEEEEEEEDSDSGEAEASSSIPHTSAFLRAWVYRPGEDTEEETECEGENEDEDDESEAAGLEPSPSLQTQSALFRDRIYQPGEETEGGEAATEWGEAEPCPFRVAIYLPGEKAPPPWAPPRLPLRLQMRLKSAETPTRHRDPEPPLKTRKVRFSEKVSVHLLAVWAGPAQAARRGPWEQFARDRSRFARRIAQAQEELGPYLTPAARARAWARLGNPPTSLATIPAPTPTLPMSPCRPHL; translated from the exons ATGGCCCCAGGCCAAGTGCCCCATCAGCCTGCCCCCTGGAGGGATACCCACCCCTTCTACCTCGTGTCCCCGCTGATGGGCCTTCTCAGCTGGGCCTGGAGCCACCTGAGAGGCCCAAGATCTCCAGAGCCCTGGTTGGTGGAAGCAGTAACCGGAACAGATCAGGGAGAAGCTGTCCCGGAGGGAGAAGCTAAGGCTTCTCTGGCCACTCACCATGCCCCCAAGGGCAGGCACCCTCAAGAGGAGACTGGAGACAGTGGAGCAGCTGAGAAGGATGGAGAAGCATCCCGGGGGGCCTGCCCTGACCTGGAAACCAAGTGTTCTCTTCTTGAAGCCTGGGGACTTTCAGATAATGATGACGAAGAGTATGGCAGGGAAGAAGCAACCAGTATCCCTAGAGAGCAGGGAAGTGAATTTATGGATGGCCAGCCTGCTCCCCTGTGCCCCAGCCTTCTGGTAACATCCCTGCAAGACCTTCCTGGGGAGGAGGAATCTAAGGAAGAAGGGGTTACTGAAGATGAAGAAGTGATCACGTTCTCTTTTCCTCCATCACCCTGGGAATGTTGTCCaggggtggaggaagaggaggatgatGAAGAAGCTGTAAATAAAGAAGCTCCTAGAACATCTGCCTCTCCCTTAGCTCTGGGATCCAAGCCCAGAGCTTGGGTGTGCTGCCCCGTGGATGGAgccacagaggaagaaagaacagagaataaAGCAGCCACGAAGACCTCCATTTGCCCCCCATCTGCaggctcccacctcagggcctgggAGTGTTGGTCAGGAGAGGAGCCTGAGGAGGAGAAGCCCATAAAAGCTGAGAAAGGAGAAGCTGACCCAGAGCCACACTCCCCAGTTCCAGCCCAGAGCCCCCTGCTCAGGACCTGGCAGCACCAATCCAGTGAGatcacagaggaggaagaggaggaggaggacagtgATTCAGGAGAAGCTGAGGCTTCCTCTTCCATCCCACACACAAGTGCCTTCCTGAGGGCCTGGGTGTATCGACCAGGAGaggacacagaggaggaaactgagtgtGAGGGTGAGAATGAGGATGAAGATGATGAATCAGAAGCAGCTGGCTTGGAACCAAGTCCCTCCCTTCAGACCCAGAGCGCCCTCTTCAGGGACCGGATATATCAGCCTGGAGAGGAAACAGAGGGAGGGGAAGCTGCCACAGAGTGGGgagaagctgagccctgccccTTCCGAGTGGCCATCTATTTACCTGGAGAGAAGGCCCCACCTCCTTGGGCTCCTCCTCGGCTGCCCCTCCGTCTGCAAATGCGCCTCAAGTCTGCAGAAACCCCCACCAGGCATCGGGACCCTGAGCCTCCCCTGAAGACCAGAAAG GTGCGCTTCTCTGAGAAGGTCTCCGTCCATCTCCTGGCTGTCTGGGCGGGACCCGCCCAGGCCGCCCGCAGAGGCCCCTGGGAGCAGTTCGCCCGGGATCGCAGCCGCTTTGCCCGACGCATCGCCCAAGCCCAAGAGGAGCTGGGTCCCTACCTCACCCCTGCCGCCCGGGCCAGGGCCTGGGCACGCCTCGGGAACCCTCCCACTTCTCTGGCCACCATACCTGCCCCTACCCCGACCTTACCCATGTCCCCATGCAGACCACACCTTTGA